A stretch of DNA from Natrinema halophilum:
GAGGTGAGTCAGCGTGAATCAAGAGCGCGACGGAGCGTCCAGGGAGAGTCCGAACACAAGGCCCATACCGCAGGGACCGAGAGCAGATTCAGAACACTCACGGCCGACCTGACGCTGCCACACCACCCCCACCATGACGAAACCCTTCAACAGACGGACGTTCCTCGCCGGTTCGATTGCCTTGCTCGGTGGCTGTTCCACCCTCGATTCAGACTCAGACTCTGACTCACAGTCCACTCCGGAGACCACCCTCAAGAGCATCGTGCTCCGGAATCGATACGCCGGAGATGATGTCCCACCGGAGGAGGAAACCATCCGCACTCGCCAGACTGGGATTTCCCTCTTCGTCGAACTGGACGGCGAGGTCGTCCAGTGGTCCGAGCACAGTCTAAATCCCGACGAGGAGTACATCATCAATGCGAACTGGCCATCAACGGCAGGGGTCTGGACCGTCCACGCCAGAGAGATGAAGCCGAGTAAAAGCCTCGACCACAGCGAGTGGCCATCCGTCGATCTGGGTGATGTGGTCCAGGGCGACGAGGCCACCTCGGTCGCCGTCGACGTGATCGTGAAGGAAACCGGTCGGATCGAGCTGGATGCGACGCCAATCACGTAGAAACGCCGATTTATAGCCCTCCCTGGGTGATTCCCTGTGCGCGGTGTCTCCCGTCTGACTGCTACGGTGCTCCTCTCTGTCCACATGAACGGAGCCAAAAAGACAGTCCTGGGAGAGAGACTGACTGGATGTAACCGCCTTATTGACACCCTCGAGCGGCCGTGGATCGACGTCGACGAGCTTCTCGCCGGAGACGCAATCGGTGACGACCACCCGCTTCTTGCTCACCTTCTCGATGATCGTGCCGACACGCCACAGCAGTGGATGGATCGACGATTCGTCGTTTGCCATGACGACACGCTACCGGAGCGGACACGGAACGGATGAACGGACTACACGTGCGATTCTTGTACGTACAGTACGCCGGTTGACTGATGGTATGCTGGTATTCGTTCAATTTCGTCGACGTCAGTTCCTGCGATATCGTCGCTTCAGTCCATCGCAGTCACCGAGTCGGTGCGTGTGACTCAATGTAATATAGAGTGAGAGTGTTTTGAGAACGGCGATATCCGCTCCAGAAGGCACATAGGTGTCGGCCTCTGATCCCGATATCCTATGGCCCACTATGCGGATGGGCGTTGTGCGGAATGTAATGGACGGAAGATCACCCGGTCTAATGGTTCTGTTTGGTGTCCAAACTGCGCCCTGTTCAGTCCCTAAGAAAGGGGGCTGCTAAACTCGAGAATCAAACCTGTCGCTCTCGAAGTTCTGAAAAGCCATCCTGGCGATGTCGCGCCGAGTGATGACCCAACTAAGCCCAGTTGAGACTGGTGGCTCGAGCAGGGTGAGTTTCACTAATCCATCGAAGCTATCGCTCTTCGAAACCGTTGGAAGGCCCTCACAGCGGAGCCGAGTCACCATATTTCGACTTTCGGATTTGGGACCTCGGGCCACTTCTTCGAGAGACGACCACGAAACCGATGGACTCGAGCAATCCGTCGACGATGAATTCGCCCAGAATGGTGGGCCGTCAGCACGATCGGATTCTCGAGACCGTAACGAACAGAATAATTGCGCTCGTCAACGACTCTGCTCCTGCGGTACTTTGCAGGTGGAATCGACCCGCTCGAGCAGTTCGATCGTGGTTTCAATATTTTCGACCGACGCTCGCAACGATATCGGCTCGGGAAGCTGATCATCGAGCGTCTCGACCTCGGCGAGGACCTCCTCGAGCCGAACGCGCGTGAACTGGTGGCCGTCGGTCATGCGAACTCACCCGCCTTGCGACGGGCACTGGCGGGATCTGTCGTCCCGACCGGTGCGGAGGCGAACATCTCGAGCGACGACGAGCCGTCGGGAAAGAGCGATGGCCGCTCGTCGGACTGGAGGGATCTGGAAAAACCGGAAAGCAGCGACTCTCGAGACGGTTTCCCGGCCTGTGCGTCCGAAATTCTTTCGTAGGTTGGTGTGTGAGTATACATTGTCCTCAATTGCGGAGAGGACGCAGGTCGGGTGCTCCACCACCCGGCCGCTTTCATTCATATCGGCCATCCTGCGCCTCGAATTTGGGTAATTATCATTGGTTACTTATAGCTTACTAAACAACTCTACGGGCGACGGTTGGACGTCCAGCGCTGGTCCGACCTCACAGGCGACTGCCTCATCCGTCAGGCCATGTCTGCACGGCGGCCCTCTTCGCCGGAATGGAGCGCACGCTCGTGAGACCGGAGCGCCCTGATCGCGTCCCCGCGCTCGAGCGCGACTGGGGCGTCATCCGCAGGACTCGCCTGCGTTGGAGACCCAACGCGACGTACCCGGTTACTCATCTGGACCTGTGAGATGGTTATCGTGCAACGGTGGGTTGATCGGTCTGCCAGCTATCCCGCGTTGGATCACGACCTGTGCCTCGAGTTGATCGGTGGTGAAAGGGCTCAGCGAGTCGCCTTGTATGTGAGAAACACTGTCGTGCCGAGCGCCGCGGCGTACCACAGCGTCCCCACGCGGATCACGATCGTGGCTGCGGCTGCGACGGCTTCGGGGTAGCCGAACGTGAGCAACACGGCGACCATCGACGCTTCCGCGGCCGCGAGCCCGCCGGGGAGCATCGATATCGCGCCGATGACCGACCCGAGACCGAAGACGAACAGGCCGATCACGACAGTGGTCTCCAGGCCGAACCCGTCGAGGACCAGCCAGAGTGCGATGCCTTCGAGCCCCCACGCTGCGAGGCTGAGTAGCGTCGAGACTATCAACGGCCGCAACTGGAACAGGCGGTACGCGCTCTCGTAGAACCGTTCCAGCTCGGTCGCGTAGTCGCCGACGATCGGAAATACCTCGAGACGACCGAGGATCTCGAGACAGGCTCGTCGCCACTGGAGGAGCCCGATTCCGACCACGATGGTAGCGACGACGACGGTGACGGGGAGCGACGACCGGCTGTATACAAGGAGTCCGAGCGCGGCCATCGCGCTCAGCGCGACGAGATCCGTGACACGTTCTGCGCCGACGACGGAGGTGGTCTTGCTCGCAGGAACGCCGCGCGCCTCTCGGAGGAACCACGCCTTCCAGACCTCGCCGGCTTTCCCCGGCGTGACTACCATCATCAGGCCGCTGAAGAAGGTGATCGCGCTCGCATCGAGCGGAACGCTAACCTCGAGGTGCCGGAGGTAATAGTGCCACTTGGCGAACCGGAAGCCGTACCCGACCGTCGACAGGCCGATGACGGTCGCGAACGTTCTCCAGTTCAGGGCGGCGAGAGCGTCCATCACGTCACCGACGTTCGCGTAGATGGCGAGGCCGAGGAAGGCGGCGACCGAGAGCAGCGCCGTCAGCCAGATGCCATGGTCGCGGACGACCGTCCGGCCGCGATCGACGACGGCCTCACCGTGGTCGCTCATCTCCGCAGGATCCCACCTGACGTGAGGTTCGCGACGGCGTGACTGGTGGCGGTACGGAATTGGTGGAGTTTCGTCGCGGCGTGTCCCGACAGGTATCGCCCACGACCGCTCGGACGGACACGCCCCTCGCGGACGGCGTCCACGAGCGAGCCATCGCTCTCGACGCCGGTGTACGCGCGACCGATTTCCATCGGAAAGTGGGCGTCACTCCCGCCAGTCGCCGCCAGGTCGTACGCGGCAGCAAACGCCGTCGCTCGCCCGTTGAACCGGCGGCGAATGCAGCGGGAGTTAATCGCTTCGACCCCGTCGACGGCATCAGCGAGGGCCTCGAGGTCCGTCTCGAAATACTGTCGCAGCGCGTCGAACGGATGCGAGAGGATGGCGACGCCTCCCTGGTCGTGGACGTGGTCGACCACCGTCAGCGGGTCGGTTTGTGGCGGCGCTTCCGCGACGTCGAGCGCCAGAAGGTGACCTTCGGTCGTCGTCACTTCGACCCCGGAGATCACGTCGAACCCGTCCGGAACGGCGTCCCGGACGGCGTCGACGTTGGCGAGCGTGTCGTGGTCGGTAACGGCGATACCGTCGAGCCCAGCGGCGGTCGCGGCAGCGGCCACGTGCTCGGGCGGCGTGCTCGAGCAGGGCGAGGCGTCCGTGTGTACCTGGAGATCGTATCGTCGTGTCATGGTCTCGGGAGGATGTCGGACGAGATGATCACGCGACCACCTCGAGAATGCGGGGCGGAACCCCGTAAAGGACTGCAATGACGAGAAGTCCCCAGACGGCGAGATTGGCGAGGAACGGGCGGTCGCCGAAGAGAAACGTTGGGTCGCCGCCCACGTTCCGCGTGTGAGCGAGGAAGTGATAGCGGAAGGCCGCGAAACAGGCGAACGGGAGCGTGATCAACATCCACTGCCCGCCGCGGAAGAACGTGTAGAGGCAATAGGAGACGATCAGCGCCGCGAGAACGACGACGAGTAGCTGGTCGAGCGTCTCCTCGGTGTACTCGGCGAGGGTAGCGCGCGACGCGGCCGGATCATCGCTGACGGTCATTTCGTGGCGGCGCTTACCGAGGGCGAGCATCAGGGCCCCGAGGAACGTACAGACGACGAGCCAGGGGCTCAGGTAAACGTCGATAGCGACGACCCCCGCGACGGCCCGGAGGACGAATCCAACCGCGATGACCATCACGTCGACGATGACGACGTCCTTCAGAAACAGAGAGTAGAGCGCGTTCTGGACGAGATACGTACAGACGACGAGAAGGAACAGCGACCCGAGATACCAGGAGACGGCGAGTCCGCCGGCAAAGAGCAGGAACGCGAACGGCACTGCCACGGAGATCGGTACCTGTCTACTGGCGATGGGGCGGTGTTTCTTCCGCGGGTGGTTGCGGTCTTCCTCGACGTCGAGGATGTCGTTACTGATGTACGTCGCGCCCGCGATGACACAGAAGGCGGCGATCCCGAGGGTCACGTTCGTGACG
This window harbors:
- a CDS encoding lysylphosphatidylglycerol synthase transmembrane domain-containing protein, whose translation is MSDHGEAVVDRGRTVVRDHGIWLTALLSVAAFLGLAIYANVGDVMDALAALNWRTFATVIGLSTVGYGFRFAKWHYYLRHLEVSVPLDASAITFFSGLMMVVTPGKAGEVWKAWFLREARGVPASKTTSVVGAERVTDLVALSAMAALGLLVYSRSSLPVTVVVATIVVGIGLLQWRRACLEILGRLEVFPIVGDYATELERFYESAYRLFQLRPLIVSTLLSLAAWGLEGIALWLVLDGFGLETTVVIGLFVFGLGSVIGAISMLPGGLAAAEASMVAVLLTFGYPEAVAAAATIVIRVGTLWYAAALGTTVFLTYKATR
- a CDS encoding CehA/McbA family metallohydrolase, whose product is MTRRYDLQVHTDASPCSSTPPEHVAAAATAAGLDGIAVTDHDTLANVDAVRDAVPDGFDVISGVEVTTTEGHLLALDVAEAPPQTDPLTVVDHVHDQGGVAILSHPFDALRQYFETDLEALADAVDGVEAINSRCIRRRFNGRATAFAAAYDLAATGGSDAHFPMEIGRAYTGVESDGSLVDAVREGRVRPSGRGRYLSGHAATKLHQFRTATSHAVANLTSGGILRR
- a CDS encoding decaprenyl-phosphate phosphoribosyltransferase — protein: MSRAFADGSPVVGTVSGLLKEMRPWQWYKQSVLLLALVFSRSLFDPVAVTNVTLGIAAFCVIAGATYISNDILDVEEDRNHPRKKHRPIASRQVPISVAVPFAFLLFAGGLAVSWYLGSLFLLVVCTYLVQNALYSLFLKDVVIVDVMVIAVGFVLRAVAGVVAIDVYLSPWLVVCTFLGALMLALGKRRHEMTVSDDPAASRATLAEYTEETLDQLLVVVLAALIVSYCLYTFFRGGQWMLITLPFACFAAFRYHFLAHTRNVGGDPTFLFGDRPFLANLAVWGLLVIAVLYGVPPRILEVVA